One Sodalinema gerasimenkoae IPPAS B-353 DNA segment encodes these proteins:
- a CDS encoding alpha/beta hydrolase family protein, translated as MSVASSPVRALFRAVTVPEASAPYDTLHLQVFYPALHPEGFSGLTLPVDEGRSPFPVLLFFNGINCEPSLYRWLAMGLAQWGLVVVTFSWIAENIPGLVGLTPGVRLDALMPQVYGSQPTAAAVPSLLQELQRLQEEGVLAGHLDLDHLVLGGHSAGGRVAIESASPEFFPQVKAAFCYGGHTAAAQQLGYEPGRILPLPDRLPLLLMGGTADGVIAKSGGRYGVQWDQPTTPVVRTFEEAIAGGREDSYLLLLEGATHFTIAHPFEAIASVSFLDEPATAPQAPLRTLMLEAIAQFLGAHLYPASESHQQAWREYGRQQGAIARFAWK; from the coding sequence ATGTCAGTGGCATCGTCCCCAGTTCGCGCCCTATTCCGCGCCGTTACGGTTCCTGAGGCCTCTGCGCCTTATGACACCTTGCATTTGCAGGTGTTTTACCCAGCCTTGCATCCGGAGGGGTTTTCTGGGTTAACGCTGCCGGTGGATGAGGGGCGATCGCCGTTTCCGGTGCTTTTGTTTTTCAATGGGATTAATTGTGAACCCAGTCTCTATCGCTGGTTGGCGATGGGTTTGGCCCAGTGGGGGCTGGTGGTGGTGACGTTTTCCTGGATTGCTGAAAATATCCCAGGGTTGGTGGGGTTAACGCCGGGGGTGAGGTTAGACGCCTTGATGCCCCAAGTCTATGGATCTCAACCGACAGCGGCGGCGGTTCCCAGCCTCTTACAGGAGTTGCAACGGTTGCAGGAGGAGGGGGTGTTGGCGGGACATTTGGATCTTGATCACCTGGTGTTGGGAGGTCACTCAGCAGGGGGACGGGTGGCGATTGAAAGTGCTAGCCCCGAGTTTTTTCCTCAGGTGAAGGCGGCCTTTTGTTATGGGGGCCATACGGCGGCAGCGCAACAGTTGGGCTATGAACCGGGGAGGATTTTACCGTTACCCGATCGCCTCCCTTTGCTGTTGATGGGAGGAACAGCGGATGGGGTGATTGCCAAGAGTGGCGGACGCTACGGGGTGCAGTGGGACCAGCCCACAACGCCAGTGGTGCGAACCTTTGAGGAGGCGATCGCCGGTGGCCGGGAGGATAGTTATCTGCTGCTGCTAGAGGGGGCGACTCACTTCACCATCGCCCATCCCTTCGAGGCGATCGCCAGTGTCTCATTCCTGGATGAACCCGCCACAGCCCCCCAGGCCCCCTTACGAACTCTGATGCTAGAGGCGATCGCCCAGTTCCTAGGGGCCCATTTATACCCCGCAAGCGAAAGCCACCAGCAAGCCTGGCGAGAGTACGGCCGTCAACAGGGGGCGATCGCCCGCTTTGCGTGGAAGTAA